ATTCTCCGGCTGTTCGAGCGAGCTTTTCGATGAGAGCAGGATGATACCGAATGCCCATTTCCAGCATGGCATTAACAGCATCACGAAACGAAACAATCAAACCTTGTTGTTTTGCCTTCAATAAAATACCGAGCGTACCCGTCACGCGCATTCCGAGGTATTCCGCCACGTTGCGCCCCAGTTTTTCATCAATAATGACCCACTCCGCCCCCATACGCTTTGCCATGTCGATGGTATGCTTTTCGCCTTTATCCAATTCCAACAATATGCCGGTATGAATAACGGGCAGCGATGTCACTTCTCGAACCCACGGCAATGTGCGCAAGTCAGGAACGGAAACCACCCCGCCAACCGCACACTCGTCGATGACTTCGGAAACAACATGAATCTCACCCAACACTTGCGGCAACAGCTCAAGCTGGTGAATACCCGCTAAAGAAATGAAGGGAGTTGTATTGCAAAAAATCATCAAAGTAACGCCGTTTCACGTTCAAAATCATCGCTGGAATCTTCCAGCAATACCGCACCCGCATCCCACGCCATCCGCAAAAAGGCAACACGGGGGATTTCTAGCCAACTTGCCGCCGTACCTGAGCTGATACGTCCTTCTTTAAACAGGTTAATCGCGGCTTGCTGTTTGAGGTATTCCGCAAACCGTTCAGCGTTCAAATGCAGTCCGATCAGAATTTCAGACGGACACGTAATGGATATAGTTTGTTTCATTTTTCACCCCGCTTGCTATTGGTAACGGTGTTGGATATTGCTGCTAAGTCTTGCAGGTCTTGGGCATCGGCTTCTAAAGCCTGCTCGTGTTTGCGCCGTGCGTCAAATTCAGCATAGATTGCGGCAACTTTCTGTTCCATTTGTGCGTGGCTGATGCGCCCAGCCGTTTGCAAAATAGGCTTATCGTTAAAGGTTAGCAGTCTATCGACATTGTTGCGCCAGTATTGCAAGGTGAGGTCTTGGCGATCTTTAACCCGCAATTCGGCTGTTTCCAGAAAAATCACGGTGAGGCGATTTAGGCTATCCACCTCATCCGCCGTCAGGTAGTTTTTGGCAATGATAATGTCTGCTTTGCGTACTACATTGCCTTTCCACGTTGTGAGATTCATATTAGGCGCATCAGCATCAGCGCGTTGCAGGATGATTTCGGCAGCGGTATTGCCCGTGACGGCATACAGCAGTTTGTTCTGTGTCTCCGCGAAAAACATCTGGGTAGCTTTGTCGGTTGCATCGTAATCGGATGACAGCATCAACAAATCACGCACTTTTTGGTAAAAGCGTTTCTCTGAAGCGCGTATATCACGGATGCGCTCCAGTAGTTCGTCGAAGTAATCGGCTCGCCCATTGGGGTTTTTCAGGCGCTCGTCATCCATCACAAACCCTTTGATCAGATACGCTTTCAGGTGAGTATTCGCCCACTTCCTGAATTCTGTACCACGAGAGCTTCGCACCCTAAAACCAATGGCAAGAATCATATCGAGCGCATAAAATTTTACACTGTATGACTTGCCGTCAGCGGCAGTTATCAAATAATCTTTAATAACTGAATCTGCCTCTAATTCCTTTTCTTTCAATATGTTCTTGATATGTGTGTTTGTGTTTTGTACAGAGGTGGCAAACAGTTCTGCTAATTGGTTTTGGTTCATCCACACATTGCCATCACGCGCATAGAGTGATACGGCGGCTTTGCCATCCTTGGTATTGTAAATGATAAAGTTTTGTTCGTTTTCAACTGCCATTATGCTTTCTCCAATGCGCTTGCCAACTCTACTTTCAACTCATCCTGCACTGCTGCAATCTCCGCCAACAACCGCTGGTATTTTTCCAGCAACACATCGGGGTCATGGCTTGCCGCCTCCAGTGCGTTCGGGTTTTTGCGGTCGAGGTTGTAAATCGGCCAGAAAATCCGATCCCCCGCGCTGCGTTCGTCGCGCTCTTGCTGACGTAGGGCTTCCACCTCCAAACGCAAAGCCGCGATTTGTTCCTCCACCGCCAACCGTTGCGCTGCGTCTTTGTCGCCCTTGATGCTGTCCCGCAAGCCTTTGATATTGCTTTCCATATCGCTGGCTTGATTGCCTAAGTTTTCCGCCCTGTCCCAATGCGGTTGGGCGCGGCTTTCGGCATCGTCTTTCAAAGCTTTGAAATCGACTTTCCAAGCGCGTGCGTTTTCGACCCGTGCCGCAAAGCCGTCGGCTTCATCGCCCCACCAGTCTGTTTCCGCCTGAAACTCTTCCAGCCGGATCGGTTTGGTTTTGGAATAACTCTTGTAACCCGCCGGATACGGGTGTTCGTAATACCAAATGGTTTCCGTCGGCTTGCCCTTGGTGAAAAACAGCAGGTTGGATTTGATGCCGGTATACGGGCTAAACACCCCATTCGGCAAGCGCACAATGGTATGCAGGCTGCATTCGTCCAGCAGTTTCTTTTTGACCTTGGCTTTCACGCCTTCGCCAAACAGCGTGCCATCGGGCAGCACCACCGCACCGCGCCCCTCACTTTTGAGCAATTTGTCGATGATCAGCACCAGAAACATATCGGCGGTTTCGCGGGTACGGATATCCAGCGGGTAATCGTTGCCGGATGTGCCTTCTTCAATGCCGCCAAACGGTGGGTTAGTGATAATGCAATCGCGCCGATCCAGCGGCGACCATTCGTTCCAGCCCTTTGCCAGCGTATTGCGGTGTTCAATTTGACTGGGTACATCAATGCCATGCAACAGCAAGTTGGTGCTGCACAGCAAATGCGGCAACTGCTTCTTTTCAAAGCCGAAAATGCTGGCTTCAATCGCCACCTTGTCTGCGGTGCTGGATTGCGCGGTGAGTTGCGCGTGCAAGTGGTCAATGCTCGCAGTCAAAAAGCCACCCGTACCACACGCCGGGTCAAGCACAGTTTCGCGCTTATCCAGACGCGGATTCACCCTTTGCACCATGAAATGCGTCAAGGCTCGCGGGGTATAAAACTCGCCCGCATTGCCCGCGCTGCGCAAGTCATTGAGGATTTGCTCGTAAATGTCGCCCATGTGCTGGCGTTCTTTGAGGTCGTGGAAGTCGATGCCTTCTTCGAGCTTTTCGATCACCTCCAGCAACAACGTGCCGGATTTCATGTAGTTGTTGGAATCTTCAAACACACTGCGGATGACCTGCTTTTTCAGATCGCCGTGGACTTCCAGTTCCTTGAGTTGCGGAAACACGGTGTTATTGACGTACTCAATCAACTCACTCGGCTTCATTTGCGGCTGCATTTTGCCCTGACTATCCACCAGATATGCCGCCCAATTACGCCAGCGGCAATCCTCCGGCAATGGGGATTGGTAACGGGCATCGTCGTCTTCCCACTCATCTTCACGCTGATCAAACACTTTCAGGAACAGCATCCACGCCAATTGCCCAATGCGTTGCGCGTCGCCATCCAGCCCTGCGTCTTTGCGCATAATGTCCTGGATAGTTTTGATGGTGCTGCTGAGATTCATGGATATTCCTAGTAGAAACGGGGGATTAGGTTATTGAAGCAAGTATTGCCAAGCAGGCACGATAGTAATGCGCTTACCGTCGATAGTCAGCACGTCTGCACGTTCTTGCGTGACCAGCGTTGCTTCCTCCAAGCCGGTATAACGCATTCCTTCCAGCAAGCCATTGATTTCACGTTCCAATGTCGCGGGTGTGCGTATATCCACGCTCACATTGACCAGTTGGGATGGCTTGCCCGGTACGTAAAAATCCACTTCCTGCGTTTGTTTGTAGTAATACACTTCACGGCTTTGGCGGCGTAAATGCAGGAATACCAGATTCTCATACAACTTGCTGTAATCCGGTGACAGGGAGGTGTGCAACAGCGTTTTAAAACCGTTATCCACCGCGTAAATCTTACGGGGTTGATGTTGTTCCTCGCGGACTGAATTGCGGAAAATCGACACATTGAACAAGGTATAGGCATCTTCCAGATAGCCCAAATAGTGGTACAACGTTTCTTTGCTGACTTTATGCCCCAGCCCTTTGTATTCATTAAACAGCTTGTTAACGCTAATCAGTGTGCCAATATTGCTCATCGCGTAGCGAATCAGATGACGCAATAACGTGGTGTTTTTGATGTCATAACGTTCGATCAAGTCGCGGTAGATGATTAAATCCAGATAATCACGCCAAGTGCGCTGCTGAATATCGGGTGTTTCCCCAAAGGTTTCCGCAAACCCGCCCTGATGCAAATAGTTGTTGAAAGCGTGTTGGATGTAGCTGCGGCTATGGGATGAATGCAGGTTAACGTCAATCTGGTGGTAAGCCAGATATTCACGGAAGGAAAACGGGAAGACTTCATACGTCAGGGTTCGCCCGCGCAAACTGGTAGCAATTTCTTGGCTCAACAAGCGTGACGATGAACCTGTTACAAACAATTGTACATTCAAGGTGTCGTGGATGCGCCGCACATAGCGTTCCCATTCAGGAATATTCTGAATTTCATCAAGGAACAAGTAGACCTTTTCGGTGCGCTTGTCGGGGTAAAGCGCGTAATAACCTTCCATCAGACTGTCTAAATCTTGCAAGGTTAAGGGATGCAGACGGTCATCCTCAAAATTCAAGTAGATGATATTACGCGGGTCAACGCTGGCGCGTAGTTGATTAATCAGCCCATACAGCAAGTAAGTTTTACCGCAGCGGCGCACCCCGATCAGGGAAATGATCTTGCGGCTATCCACGGGGATCACTTGCTCACGCGCAATCACCTGTTTGGGTGGTGCATCCTGAAAATCAGTAATGAGCCGCTGAAAGAGTGCTTGCATGGCGTTTCTTTCCTTCTAAAAAAGAACAGTATTTACCAATTATAGACGCTTTCAGAAGAACAGATTGAAGATTTTAACCCTCACTTCGATACAACGCCTGCTCCAATGCCGTCACCGCTTGGTTGTACTGCGCCACCCCGCCGAAAATCGTGCGCCGAATCTGCATTTTGGTGCCAAAACGATCAAACGGCGGCATCTCCAACACTTGCGGATCTTCGATGTTTTGAATGCCGTTGCTGGCGTATTTTTCCAGTAAGGTATCCAGCACCGCCCGCGCTTCTGTGCCGTATTGGCTGAAATAATCGCGCTTTTTCACCCGTTTGGCGCGTTCCTGACGGGTAAGCGGCTTCTGGTCAAACGCAAGGTGCGCAATCAAATCAAACACATCCATGTCGCTGCTGTTGGGAATAACCTCATGCAAGGTTTCCAGCGTGACACCCAGCACTTGCAATTCATCCAGCACAGCTTGCTTGCGTTCCGCGCTGTTCCAACGCCGCAAAAAATCATCGAGTGAAGCGAATTGTTCGCGCAAGTTGCTTTGTAACTGTTGCTTGAGCAACACGCGGTATTGCCCTGTGACCAGCTTGCCATCGGCATCAAGGTATTGGGTTTGCTCGGTTGCCAGTTTCACTTTCACGTCGTCGAGATAGTATTTTTCGCGTTTGCCCGTGCCACCTGTGTCCGTTTTGCCTTTGCCATAAGGCGGCACTTCTGCCTCTTCTGACCCGTCGATGGGTAACGGCGGAAGTTCGCTATCATCGGGTGGAACAATCGGCTCGTCCGCTGTGGGTTCGTAAACCGTCACTGGCTCGCCGTCAAAATCCTTGTCGGCAAACAAGCGCGTGGCATTTTTGAAATCCATCACCGTGAAATACAGTTTGTGGTAATCCTCGCGGATGCGTGTGCCACGCCCAACAATCTGCTTGAATTCGGTCATCGAATTGATGTTCTGATCCAGCACAATCAGCTTGCAGGTTTTCGCATCCACCCCCGTGGTTAACAGCTTGGAGGTGGTGGCAATCACCGGAAACGGCTGGTCATTGTCGATAAAGTTTTCCAACTCGGCTTTGCCTTCCTTGTCATCGCTGGTAATGCGCATCACGTAACGGCGATTGCTGGCAGCGGCAGGAATCAGCGTTACCAATGCTTGGCGCATCCGTTCGGCGTGGTCTTGGTCGTCGCAGAACACAATGGTTTTTGCCAGCGGATCGGTTTTGCTTAAGAACTCCCACACCCGTTTGGCAACGAGAGCAGTGCGCTGTTTTAACACCAACGTGCGGTCGTAATCCTTGGTGTTGTACTGGCGGTTTTCTACGATTTTGCCATCGCGGTCGGTTGTGCCTTTTTCTGGGGTATAGCCAAGCGCGTCCGCATCGGTCACGACCCGAATCACTTTGTATGGTGCGAGAAAGCCGTCTTCAATGCCTTGCTTCAGCGAATAGGTGTAGATCGGATTGCCAAAATACTTGAGGTTGAATTCCGGCACTTTGACGGCATTGTCGCCTTTGGCGGGTTTCACTTCTTTGGGTGTTGCGGTCAAACCCAAATGTGTGGCACTGCTGAAATAATCCAGCACCTCACGCCATGAGGAATCTTCCGCCGCACGGCCGCGATGACACTCATCAATCACTACCAAATCAAAGAAATCTGCCGGAAATTGGCGGTAGATTTGCTGCTCTTCTTCTTTGCCTGTGACCGCTTGGTAGAGTGATAGGTAAATCTCGAAGTTCTTTTTGGCAGTACGATTCTCGATCTTGTGCATGTATTCGCCGAATGGAGCGAAATCCTGCCGCATGGTTTGATCGACTAGCACGTTACGATCCGCCAGAAACAAAATGCGCTGTTTCGCCTTGGCTTTCCACAGTCCCCAGATGATTTGAAAAGCGGTATAGGTTTTGCCCGTTCCTGTTGCCATGACCAGCAAAATGCGCTGCTGACCCTTGGCAACCGCTTCGATGGTGCGGTTAATCGCCACGCGCTGGTAATAACGCGGTTGGTTAGCATGGAGCGCAGAATAATACGGCTGTTCCAATAACTGCTGGGTGGGCAAGTCAGTTAAACCTTTCCATTGCAGGTAAATCGCCAACAAGGTGGCGAGGGTAGGAAACTGATCCAACGCGAATTCTTGGATAACAGGTTGCGAAATGCCGCTGCGGTCTTGCATCACAAAACCATCACCGTTGGAGCTGAAGGCAAACGGCACATCCAGCATTTCCGCATAGGCGAGTGCTTGCTGAATTCCATGCCCGATGGAAAATTTGTTTTGCTTGGCTTCAATCACCGCAATCGGCAAATTAGGGCGGGCATACAGCACAAAATCCGCACGGCGCAAACCGCCTTGCACGTCAGGGTCGGTCAGGCGCACTGCCAGATTGCCCCATACTTTAACGCGCCCCGCCGTGATCACTTCCTCACGGAATTGGTGTTGTTGCCAACCCGCTTGCAACAACGCGGGCGTGATGTATTTGGTACAAATATCGCGTTCGGTGAGGGTGCGTTTATCCATGCGGCTACGGCTCAATTGGCGGGTGAGTGTGCCAGTTTACCTTTTGTGCAAAATAAAGCTGTGACAGCTATCAACACCTTGATGATGTCAGCAACACGCTTGCCCGGATGCCGTCGGCGTGCAGCAAGCGCCGCCAGCCTCCACGACTGGCGCACCTGAGAATTGCTCATCAAACGCCGCATCCAGCTTTTGCGCCGCTTCGTCGCGGATATGGCGGGCAATTTCTACCGCTGTTTGGATGTGATCTTCCGACACGCCCAAGGAACGCAGCCGCTGCACTTGGCACAGCCCCATGCTGGGGTGTTTCGCCGCAATGCCCGCCGCCAATGATACCAGCGCGACGATAGAAGAATGTAAGGGAATTGTTTGCTCGCTCATGATTGTTTTCCTATCAAACCCGCTTCATACCAACCCCGGCTACGATTAACAATCGCAACCACCGACAACATCACCGGCACTTCCACCAACACCCCAACCACGGTTGCCAACGCTGCCCCGGAATTAAAGCCAAACAACGCAATCGCCGTTGCCACCGCCAATTCAAAAAAATTGCTCGCCCCAATCAGCGCGGAAGGTGCCGCCACGCAATGCGCTACCCCAAACTGCCGGTTCAGCCAATACGACAGCATCGAATTAAAATATACCTGAATGATAATCGGGATCGCCAACAACAGAATAATCAGCGGTTGCGCCAACACCTGTTGCCCCTGAAACCCGAACAGCAACACCAACGTCACCAACAACGCCACCAGCGAAACGGGTTGCAACGTGTGCAGGGTGGCTTCCAATTTACCTTGGGACAGCAACACCTGACGCAACACTTGGCTAAGCGCCACCGGAATCACGATATAAATCAGTACCGACAAAAACAGCGTATCCCACGGCACACTGATTGCCGAAATACCCAGCAACAAGCCCACCAGCGGCGCAAATGCAACAATCATAATGGTGTCATTCAACGCTACTTGCGAGAGGGTGAAATTAGCATCGCCTTTCGACAGATTGCTCCACACAAACACCATCGCGGTGCAAGGCGCTGCTGCCAACAAAATTAGCCCAGCAATGTAGCTATCCAATTGATCTGCCGGAAGCCATTCGGCAAACAGCACGCGGATGAACAACCAGCCCAGCAATGCCATCGAAAACGGTTTCACCAACCAGTTGATGAATAAGGTCACACCAATGCCTTTCCAGTGTTGCCCCACCTCGCGCATCGCGCCAAAGTCGATTTTTAACAACATCGGAATAATCATTAGCCAGATCAGCGCAGCGACGGGCAAATTCACTTTTGCCACTTCCAGCGTGCTGATCGCTTGAAACAGGTCAGGGAATAAGCTACCCAATGCGATACCGACCACGATGCACAGCAGCACCCACACGGTCAGGTAGCGTTCAAATAATCCCATCGACGCGCCAGCAGCTTGTTTCGCGGTGATTTCACATTGGGCGCTCATGTTTAGGCTCCCTGTTCGGAGGCAAGCGTGGTTTGACCGATGTCGTCCAAATGCTTTTGCAGGGCGAATGTATCCAATGTATTCATCGGCAAACAGGTGAAAATATCAATACGATTGTAAAGCTGACGGTAGGCTTCGCGGAAAGCGGCTAAACGGGTGATTTCGTCACCTTCTACTTCCGCTGGATCAGGTACGCCCCAATGTGCGGTCATCGGCTGACCCGGCCATACTGGGCACATTTCCGCCGCAGCTTTGTCACACACGGTAAAGACAAAATCCAACTTGGGGGCATCAGGGGTAGCGAATTCTGCCCAATCTTTGCTGCGCAACTCGGCGGTTTCGTAGTTTAAACGCTTGAGCAGGTCGACAGTCATCGGGTGTACTTCGCCACGCGGGTGACTGCCAGCACTGTACGCTTTGAATTTACCCATCCCCAAACGGTTGAGGATAACTTCCCCCATCACGCTACGCGCAGAATTGCCCGTGCAAAGAAACAGAACATTAAACATGGTATGCCTCATCTCAAGATTGCTAAGAAGCCCACAGTATACGCTAAAACGAATATATTAAATATGGCACAAACAGCATCACAGAATATTCATATTTTCGCCGCTGTCATCTTAATCAATCGCCAGTAAAAACATTGCAATTCCCTAGGAACACTCGATAATGAGGGTATTTGGAGGCCATTCCATGCAAACGTTCACCGATTACGGACAAAATGCCATCAATAATTTGGCGCAACGCTATGGCGTTTCCAACGATGCCGTCACCCACATGCTGTACGCCGTGATGAATGGCAACGGCACCATGGCGCAATTCAACTACCCCGAACTCGGCGGCGGCGGGCAGTGGATGCAAGGCGGCATGACCATGGTGGGCGATATGTTCAACTACGGCCTGAAAGCCAAAGTCGACGGCCTGTGCGTGGAATTGTCCAATCTGTTAGGCGGGCAACAAGCGGTATTCATGCCAGTCAATAACCCCAGCAACCCCCAAGGCAGCCGCAACTGGTGGCCGGATGAGCTGGGCATGGCATCCACTACCGGCGCACAAAACAACAGCCGTTACGCCTATTTCCCGTCTACCTGCCGTTTAGCGGTCGATATTAACGGGCAAGTCACTGTTTATAACACGCTGGATCACCAAATCGGCGGCGTATCGCAACAGCAAGGCGGCAACAATTCCATGACATTCAGCAGTCAATACGGCACGGTGGCAGTTGACCAATTGCCCATCGTGTCGGTGAATGGCGTTGCCCCCTTCGTGCCAGCGCCCGCCCCTGCCCCGTACTACCCAAGCAACAACAATGTTAGCAATAATAACAACAGCAATAACGCTCCCGCAGACAACGGCGATATTTTTGCCCTGATTGAACGGCTGGCAGATTTGAAGCAAAAAGGCATCCTCAACGACGACGAATTTGCCAGCAAAAAAGCGGAATTGCTCCAGCGGCTGTAAATTCGCTAAAACGTCGCACTGGCATTGCGGCGAATAATCTCCGCCATGCCTTCTGGCTGTGGAGGCAAATCGGCGAGAATTGCCGCCACGAAAGCCGTTTTATCTGCCAGCAACGCCGTATTAAAGCGCTTTTCAAACGCAATCGTGGACGACGGTTTGCCCGAAATCCCCGCCCCACACACGCTACCCGCTTGCGCACCGGGGAAAACTTCGATGTGATCCGGCAGCGTCAGCCGCTTGTTGAACAGCGAATCGTGCAGCAAGCCGCCCATACGTTCTTCTTCACCACGCAAATCCGGTCGTCCCGCACTGCCCACAAACAGCGTATGCCCACTCAACAAAAACCACGGTTCAGCACTGCGGCGCACATCCGATACCAGCAAGCAAATGCTATCCGCTGTATGCCCCGGTGTATGCAGCACTTGCGCAGTGACATTGCCAATGGTCAACACTTGCCCATCCTTAAGCGCGGTAAAGGCAAACTGCGGCGTGGAACTTTCGTGCAAGCAATACGCCCCGCCGCAACGTTGCGCCAGTTCACGCCCGCCGGATACGTGGTCGGCGTGGATGTGTGTGTCGATCACGTAATCAATTTTCACCGCCTGTTGCGCGGCTTGCTGCAAAAACCACTCCACATCTTCGGCATGGACATCGACCGCGATGGCATGACCTTTACCGCCACAGCCAAACAGATAAGCAAGCGAGGAAGGGTTCGACGGTGCAGCACGTTGCAAGAAAAACATGGAGAATCCTCCTAAACAGTTTGAACAGGCAATCCAGCGGCTTTCCATTCGGGCAAGCCATCGACAAGGCGCACGGCGTTAATGCCATGCCCGCGCAAGGCTTGCACCATCTGGTAGGAATACACGCAATACGGCCCTCGGCAATACGCGACAATGGTTTTGCTGTCATCGAGTTCGTGCAGGCGTTCGGCGACTTCTTCCGGCAGCAGGTGAATCGCGCCGGGGATGTGTCCGGCGGCGTATTCGGCTTGGGGGCGCACATCCAGCACCGTGACTTCATCGCGCTGAATGCGGGTCAGCAATTCTTCCGCGCTAATGGCTTCCATCGCCTGTTTGTCGGTCAGGTAGGTGTGGGCAAGGCGCTCCACTTCTGCCAGATGCAATTCCGCCGTGCGTCGCAAACTGGCAATCAGTTGCACCACGTCATCCCCGGCGAGGCGGTAGCAACGGCGTTTGCCGTCGGTGCGGACATTCACCAGTGCGGCTTGCTTGAGGGTTTGCAAATGCCGCGAGGTGTTGGCTACCGTGAGGTTAGCAAGCTGGCTAAGTTCTTCCACGCTACGCTCGGCTTGTGCGAGGTAGTCGAGGATTTCCAAGCGTTGCGGGGAGGCAAGTGCTTGCGCAATCAGGGCGAATTGGGCGTTGACTTGCTGTTTGAAACCGGAGGCTGACATCAGGGATTTCTCATTCAATTGATGAGTTGAATGATTGCATGACAATGCGTATCCTGCAAGCTGTTTCCACCACAGGTTTTCTCCATGCCTCAGCTTCAGCACGGCATTCACGCCAATCTTGCGCCAATCTTGCACCAATTGTTACAGGTGTTTCTGGTCGGTTTAACCATCGGTATGACGCGCACCGTCGTCCCCGGATTGGCGGAAACCGAATTCGGGTTGGGAGGGCAACAGTTCTTTTTGCTGACCACGTTTGTGGTGGTATTCGGCGCAGTCAAATCCGTGATGAACCTGTTTGCGGGGCGGTTTTCCGACCGTTTTGGGCGCAAGCGGGTGTTGGTGGCGGGGTGGATGGCGGCGTTGCCGATTCCGTTTCTGCTGCTTTACGCGCCGAATTGGGGTTGGGTCGTCGCCGCTACCGCGTTGCTTGGCATCAATCAAGGCTTGTGCTGGTCGATGACGTTGAACAGCAAACTCGACATGACCAATCTGAATCAAAAAGGGCTGGTCAATGGGATGAATGAGTTTTCTGGTTATGCGGCGGTTGCGCTGGCGGGTGTTGTGACCGCGTGGTTGGTAGGGGTGTACGGCGCACGGTTGGGCTTGTTTCTATTTGGCACAACGGTGATTGTGCTGGGCTTGATCTTGGCGGTTCTTGTGGTGAAGGAAACCCGTCCTTGGGCGTTGGCTCATGTTCCCTTCGACTTCGCTCAGGGAACGGCTTTACAACCAGCACTAGGTCAAGCCTTCCTCTACGCCAGTTGGCAAAACCGCAACCTGTTAGCCCTCAACCAAGCCGGATTGGTGGAGAAATTCACCGACGCACTGGTATGGATCATCCTCCCCGTCTGGTTCGTCGCGCAAAACCTCACCCTCGTACAAGCCAGTTCCATCATCGGTGTCTACGCGCTGGTATGGGGTGCAAGCCAACTCATCACCGGCCCCGCCTCCGACCGTTTCGGGCGCAAACCCTTGATTGTCGGCGGCATGTGGCTGTGCGGCATCGGCGTATTGCTGCTGGTACTCACGCACACCGTATGGCTGTGGACGCTGGAAGCGGGGTTAATCGGTTTCGGCATGGCGATGCTTTACCCCACGCTGGGCGCAGCAGTCGCCGACGTTAGCCCACCCGCACAACGCAGCACCTTGCTCGGCGTATACCGTTTCT
The DNA window shown above is from Candidatus Thiothrix sulfatifontis and carries:
- a CDS encoding arsenate reductase ArsC, which translates into the protein MRHTMFNVLFLCTGNSARSVMGEVILNRLGMGKFKAYSAGSHPRGEVHPMTVDLLKRLNYETAELRSKDWAEFATPDAPKLDFVFTVCDKAAAEMCPVWPGQPMTAHWGVPDPAEVEGDEITRLAAFREAYRQLYNRIDIFTCLPMNTLDTFALQKHLDDIGQTTLASEQGA
- a CDS encoding SHOCT domain-containing protein, whose protein sequence is MQTFTDYGQNAINNLAQRYGVSNDAVTHMLYAVMNGNGTMAQFNYPELGGGGQWMQGGMTMVGDMFNYGLKAKVDGLCVELSNLLGGQQAVFMPVNNPSNPQGSRNWWPDELGMASTTGAQNNSRYAYFPSTCRLAVDINGQVTVYNTLDHQIGGVSQQQGGNNSMTFSSQYGTVAVDQLPIVSVNGVAPFVPAPAPAPYYPSNNNVSNNNNSNNAPADNGDIFALIERLADLKQKGILNDDEFASKKAELLQRL
- a CDS encoding MBL fold metallo-hydrolase gives rise to the protein MFFLQRAAPSNPSSLAYLFGCGGKGHAIAVDVHAEDVEWFLQQAAQQAVKIDYVIDTHIHADHVSGGRELAQRCGGAYCLHESSTPQFAFTALKDGQVLTIGNVTAQVLHTPGHTADSICLLVSDVRRSAEPWFLLSGHTLFVGSAGRPDLRGEEERMGGLLHDSLFNKRLTLPDHIEVFPGAQAGSVCGAGISGKPSSTIAFEKRFNTALLADKTAFVAAILADLPPQPEGMAEIIRRNASATF
- a CDS encoding metalloregulator ArsR/SmtB family transcription factor encodes the protein MSASGFKQQVNAQFALIAQALASPQRLEILDYLAQAERSVEELSQLANLTVANTSRHLQTLKQAALVNVRTDGKRRCYRLAGDDVVQLIASLRRTAELHLAEVERLAHTYLTDKQAMEAISAEELLTRIQRDEVTVLDVRPQAEYAAGHIPGAIHLLPEEVAERLHELDDSKTIVAYCRGPYCVYSYQMVQALRGHGINAVRLVDGLPEWKAAGLPVQTV
- a CDS encoding MFS transporter: MPQLQHGIHANLAPILHQLLQVFLVGLTIGMTRTVVPGLAETEFGLGGQQFFLLTTFVVVFGAVKSVMNLFAGRFSDRFGRKRVLVAGWMAALPIPFLLLYAPNWGWVVAATALLGINQGLCWSMTLNSKLDMTNLNQKGLVNGMNEFSGYAAVALAGVVTAWLVGVYGARLGLFLFGTTVIVLGLILAVLVVKETRPWALAHVPFDFAQGTALQPALGQAFLYASWQNRNLLALNQAGLVEKFTDALVWIILPVWFVAQNLTLVQASSIIGVYALVWGASQLITGPASDRFGRKPLIVGGMWLCGIGVLLLVLTHTVWLWTLEAGLIGFGMAMLYPTLGAAVADVSPPAQRSTLLGVYRFWRDFGYAVGALSMGLLAQWAQGLDVTFWLVGVAMLLSGAWVALAFTKE